In Nostoc sp. GT001, a genomic segment contains:
- a CDS encoding DUF389 domain-containing protein — protein MGNNIRDRFKNFRRRGSQPEQLQQLQTDLLAESTLDSAYIILIISSCAIATLGLLSNSAAVIIGAMIIAPLMLPIRGLAFGALQADITLFRKGIIAVAVGTMLAVAIAFTLGLLVGLPSYGGEVLARSRPTLLDLGIAVAAGGISGYAKIETKISTSLAGTAIAVALMPPICVIGLGLAQGNWSLSLGATLLYLTNLLGIALSCMVTFLVAGYTSMARARQPLIWTMALTAILLIPLGVSFARLVRQAQLETSLRRALLNRTVTFGRLQLLNSNTNWLTNPPEVRLSVRAREPVTPRQVELLEAFIKREMGQPFTLIFEVGQVEEIRSSETTP, from the coding sequence TTGGGTAATAACATTCGAGACCGGTTTAAAAATTTCCGCCGCCGGGGTTCGCAGCCGGAACAACTACAACAGCTACAAACCGACTTGCTGGCTGAATCGACTCTAGATTCAGCTTACATAATTTTAATTATTAGCTCTTGTGCGATCGCAACTTTGGGTTTATTATCCAACAGTGCGGCCGTGATTATCGGTGCAATGATTATTGCCCCCCTGATGTTGCCGATTCGTGGGTTAGCTTTTGGTGCTTTGCAAGCAGATATTACTTTGTTTCGCAAGGGGATAATTGCTGTAGCAGTAGGCACTATGTTAGCGGTAGCGATCGCTTTTACTCTGGGCTTGCTGGTGGGATTGCCGAGTTATGGTGGCGAAGTACTGGCTCGATCTAGACCAACATTGTTAGATTTGGGAATTGCTGTAGCAGCTGGTGGTATTAGTGGCTACGCGAAAATTGAAACGAAAATATCTACTAGTTTAGCAGGAACTGCGATCGCTGTTGCCCTCATGCCCCCCATTTGTGTCATTGGTTTAGGCTTGGCACAAGGAAATTGGTCACTCAGTTTGGGGGCAACTCTACTTTATCTCACCAACTTATTAGGTATTGCCCTCTCCTGTATGGTGACATTCTTAGTAGCAGGTTACACTTCAATGGCGCGGGCCCGTCAACCCCTAATTTGGACTATGGCTTTGACAGCTATTCTACTAATTCCCTTGGGAGTCAGCTTTGCCCGACTTGTACGACAAGCACAACTAGAAACCAGCTTACGACGGGCATTATTGAATCGAACTGTCACCTTTGGCCGCTTGCAGTTGCTTAACAGTAATACCAATTGGTTGACAAATCCCCCAGAAGTGCGTTTGAGCGTCCGAGCAAGAGAACCTGTCACACCTCGGCAAGTAGAATTATTAGAAGCATTTATCAAACGAGAGATGGGGCAACCATTCACCCTAATTTTTGAAGTTGGTCAAGTGGAGGAAATTAGAAGTTCTGAAACCACACCCTGA
- a CDS encoding sodium:proton antiporter has protein sequence MVLESAIAEEVITNNLKQFLLVLSVSLGVATLPQIFSWFRNIPYTLLLVIVGLGLAFVDVRLVTLSPELILFIFLPPLLFEAAWNLKWAELKRDLVPICLYAVFGVLIAIAGVAIALNQLVGISLTTALLIAASLSATDPVSVTALFRQLGVGSRLTTLMEGESLFNDGMAVVAFGFLVALSLGTVELEFQPILLQLFTVVGIGIGVGAFIGFGISYLTQRFDLPLVEQSLTLVSAYGTYLIVEDLGGSGVIGVVTTGLILGNFGSRIGMNPRTRIIVSEFWEFLAFFVNSIVFLLIGDQIRFASLGENLQIIMVTVAAMIVMRAVGIYILSKLSTSITKSDISLPEQTILWWGGLRGSVSIALALSVSTTLPEREKIIATVFGVVLFTLLVQGLTIKPLLEKLNLLGDAPLREQYLEFVARHVALERVLEHLQADQRPGIDPEFRRYQETLIKGELVDLRMEIDKLQGEYPNLQSFTTEQFRGELLAIEADTYAEFVKSGRLNKELASMLEDVLQDNKSQ, from the coding sequence ATGGTACTTGAATCAGCGATCGCCGAGGAAGTCATTACAAATAATCTCAAGCAATTTCTGTTGGTACTTTCGGTGTCTCTAGGCGTGGCGACACTACCGCAGATATTTAGCTGGTTTCGCAATATACCTTACACCTTACTATTGGTGATTGTCGGGTTAGGTTTGGCCTTTGTCGATGTCCGTTTAGTAACCCTTTCCCCCGAATTAATTTTGTTCATTTTCTTACCACCGCTACTATTTGAAGCCGCATGGAATTTGAAATGGGCGGAACTGAAGCGAGATTTAGTGCCAATTTGCCTGTATGCAGTGTTCGGGGTGTTAATTGCGATCGCCGGGGTAGCGATCGCTCTCAATCAACTCGTTGGTATTTCCCTAACTACAGCTTTACTCATTGCAGCCAGTCTATCTGCAACTGACCCTGTTTCTGTCACCGCTTTGTTTCGCCAACTCGGCGTAGGTAGTCGTCTTACCACCTTAATGGAAGGCGAAAGCTTGTTTAATGATGGTATGGCTGTAGTTGCCTTTGGTTTTTTGGTAGCCTTATCTTTGGGAACTGTAGAATTGGAATTCCAGCCAATTTTATTACAGTTATTTACAGTTGTTGGCATTGGTATAGGGGTGGGAGCTTTTATCGGATTTGGTATTTCCTACCTTACCCAGCGTTTCGATTTGCCTTTAGTGGAACAATCCTTAACTTTAGTTTCCGCCTACGGCACTTACCTAATTGTCGAAGACTTAGGCGGTTCTGGAGTAATTGGAGTTGTCACCACAGGTTTGATTTTAGGCAACTTTGGCTCTCGTATCGGCATGAATCCCCGCACCCGGATTATTGTCTCCGAGTTTTGGGAATTTCTGGCATTCTTTGTTAATTCAATTGTCTTTCTGCTAATTGGCGACCAAATACGCTTTGCTAGTTTAGGCGAAAACCTGCAAATCATAATGGTGACAGTCGCAGCAATGATTGTAATGCGGGCAGTTGGTATTTACATTCTCAGCAAATTGAGTACTAGCATCACCAAATCGGACATTTCTTTACCAGAACAAACTATCCTCTGGTGGGGTGGGTTACGCGGTTCCGTCTCCATTGCCCTGGCATTGAGTGTATCGACGACACTGCCAGAGCGAGAAAAAATCATTGCAACAGTATTTGGAGTAGTTTTATTTACTCTGCTTGTTCAGGGATTGACCATCAAACCTTTGCTGGAAAAACTCAATTTGCTTGGTGATGCACCCTTGCGCGAGCAATATTTAGAATTCGTTGCCCGTCATGTTGCCTTAGAACGCGTTTTAGAACACCTCCAGGCAGATCAACGCCCCGGTATTGACCCAGAATTTCGCCGTTATCAAGAGACACTAATCAAAGGTGAACTTGTAGATCTACGGATGGAAATTGACAAATTACAGGGTGAATATCCGAATCTTCAGAGCTTTACAACAGAACAATTTCGAGGAGAACTGTTGGCAATTGAGGCAGATACTTATGCAGAATTTGTCAAATCTGGTCGGTTAAATAAAGAATTAGCATCTATGCTTGAGGATGTTTTGCAAGATAATAAATCTCAATAA
- a CDS encoding saccharopine dehydrogenase NADP-binding domain-containing protein, translating into MTSRVLLYGATGYAGKLIAESAKNNGLELILAGRNQNSLAAVANELSLDFRVFGLNEPRSLARSLEDIIAVINCSGPFSKTSKPLVDACLQTKTHYLDIAGEVPEFQALQARDAEAKSAGIMLLPGVGFGVVPTDCVAAYLKQKLAAATRLILIYETVGGVSQGTANTVLPTLHHIGVVREAGKLIPSAPASKRRKVDFGYGPVTAVTNPWRADIITAFQTTGIPNIEVYTVFPNPVRFLMELSQYLGWLFNSSLFQSALASLIKTLPTGLTAAERAKGQVRVIGIAEDETGQQVTAKLLGPEAYDFTALAAVAVSKRVIQGEVKVGFQTPASVYGADFVLEIPGVTGFE; encoded by the coding sequence ATGACATCAAGGGTGTTATTGTATGGTGCAACTGGCTATGCTGGAAAACTCATTGCTGAATCTGCTAAAAATAACGGACTGGAATTAATTTTAGCTGGACGCAATCAAAATTCACTAGCAGCTGTAGCCAATGAATTAAGTTTGGACTTTCGGGTTTTTGGCTTAAATGAGCCGCGATCGCTCGCTCGCTCTCTTGAGGATATAATTGCTGTCATCAACTGCTCTGGGCCTTTCTCCAAAACCTCAAAGCCACTTGTCGATGCTTGCCTCCAAACTAAAACTCACTATTTAGACATAGCTGGCGAAGTACCTGAATTTCAGGCGCTACAAGCACGAGATGCTGAGGCTAAAAGTGCAGGGATAATGCTTCTCCCTGGTGTGGGATTTGGAGTTGTCCCTACTGATTGTGTAGCTGCTTACCTCAAACAGAAGTTAGCAGCTGCAACGCGACTGATTTTAATCTATGAAACAGTAGGCGGTGTATCTCAGGGAACTGCAAATACAGTACTGCCAACTTTACATCATATCGGGGTAGTTCGAGAAGCAGGTAAGCTCATCCCATCTGCTCCAGCATCGAAAAGACGTAAGGTTGATTTTGGTTATGGCCCGGTGACAGCGGTAACAAACCCTTGGCGTGCTGATATTATCACTGCGTTCCAAACTACGGGTATTCCCAATATTGAGGTTTATACCGTATTCCCTAATCCTGTGCGCTTCCTGATGGAGTTGAGCCAGTATTTGGGATGGTTATTTAACTCGTCTTTATTCCAAAGTGCTTTAGCAAGTCTAATTAAAACTCTACCCACTGGGCTAACGGCGGCAGAACGAGCCAAGGGGCAAGTTCGAGTAATTGGTATTGCTGAGGATGAAACTGGTCAACAAGTAACTGCAAAGCTCTTAGGACCGGAAGCATACGATTTTACGGCATTAGCGGCTGTAGCAGTGAGCAAACGGGTGATTCAAGGCGAAGTTAAGGTAGGATTCCAGACTCCTGCATCTGTATATGGGGCAGATTTTGTCCTTGAAATTCCGGGAGTTACCGGGTTCGAGTAA
- a CDS encoding putative quinol monooxygenase produces the protein MSNQKVTVTARLKVKPGLEDNFKQEFQPVIALTLAEEGCINYDLHQSVDDPSLFLLHENWVSQEILAQHLEQPYIKALGEKSGQFLVEPPEVRLWQQIANNS, from the coding sequence ATGTCAAATCAGAAAGTAACTGTCACCGCTCGACTAAAAGTAAAGCCAGGTTTGGAAGACAATTTTAAGCAGGAATTTCAACCTGTAATAGCTCTCACTCTTGCAGAAGAAGGTTGTATTAATTACGATTTGCACCAATCTGTTGATGACCCATCTTTGTTTCTGTTACATGAAAACTGGGTCAGCCAAGAAATTTTGGCTCAACACTTAGAGCAGCCGTATATTAAAGCTTTAGGGGAAAAATCAGGACAATTTTTAGTTGAACCACCTGAAGTCAGGTTATGGCAGCAGATTGCGAACAACTCCTAG
- a CDS encoding lipoxygenase family protein, with protein sequence MKPYLPQKDPDVNVRINWLDKNREEYKFNYDYLAPLPVIDKVPHKEIFSAEYTAKRLASMASLVPNMLAAKARNFLDPLDELEEYEELLSLLQKPDVIKNYKTDSCFAEQRLSGANPLAIQKIDVLPDSFAVTDSHFQKVAGTELTLEKALKEGKLYFLDYPLLSDIKGGVYENVKKYLPKPQALFYWQSNDSPNGGSLVPVAIQINHDSGAKSVIYTPDDPHLDWFLAKTCVQIADGNHQELGSHFAYTHAVMAPFAIVTARQLAENHPIALLLKPHFRFMLFDNDLGRTQFLQPGGPVDEFMAGSLAESLGFVAKVYEEWSVEKFTFPRLIKSRRTDDPEILPHFPFRDDGILIWNAVEKFVAEYLQLYYKTSQDIIDDYELQNWARELVAQDGGRVKGMPAKIETLEQLIEIISVVVFTCAPLHSALNFSQYEYMAFVPNMPYAAYHPIPETKGVDLETIMKILPPFKQAADQVMWTEILTSYHYDKLGFYDEEFADPLAQEIVVQFQQNLHEIERQIDIRNQTRPIPYNYFKPSEIINSINT encoded by the coding sequence GTGAAACCATATTTACCACAAAAAGATCCTGATGTTAATGTCCGAATCAATTGGCTAGATAAAAATCGAGAAGAGTACAAATTTAATTACGATTATCTAGCTCCTCTACCAGTCATTGATAAAGTTCCTCATAAAGAAATATTCTCGGCGGAATATACTGCTAAACGTTTGGCAAGTATGGCAAGTCTTGTACCAAATATGCTAGCTGCCAAAGCCAGAAATTTCTTAGACCCATTAGATGAATTGGAAGAATATGAAGAACTTTTGTCACTACTACAAAAACCCGATGTCATAAAAAATTACAAAACAGACTCTTGTTTTGCGGAACAACGACTCTCTGGAGCGAACCCATTAGCTATCCAAAAAATTGATGTATTACCTGATAGTTTTGCTGTAACTGATTCCCATTTTCAGAAGGTAGCAGGTACAGAACTTACTTTGGAAAAGGCACTTAAGGAAGGCAAGCTGTATTTCTTAGATTATCCTTTGTTATCTGATATTAAAGGTGGTGTCTATGAGAATGTTAAAAAGTACCTTCCCAAGCCACAAGCTCTATTTTATTGGCAAAGTAATGATAGTCCTAATGGTGGTTCTCTAGTACCTGTTGCCATCCAGATTAATCATGATTCTGGTGCAAAAAGCGTAATTTATACACCAGATGACCCCCATTTAGATTGGTTTTTGGCAAAAACCTGCGTTCAAATTGCTGATGGCAACCATCAAGAATTGGGTAGTCATTTCGCCTATACCCATGCAGTTATGGCTCCGTTTGCAATTGTCACTGCGCGGCAACTAGCAGAAAATCATCCCATCGCTTTACTGTTAAAACCCCACTTCCGTTTTATGCTATTTGATAACGATTTGGGGCGCACTCAGTTTTTACAACCTGGAGGCCCGGTTGATGAGTTTATGGCAGGTTCATTGGCGGAGTCTCTTGGGTTTGTGGCGAAGGTTTATGAAGAATGGAGTGTGGAAAAGTTTACTTTCCCTCGGTTAATAAAAAGTCGGCGAACGGATGACCCAGAAATTTTACCGCACTTTCCTTTCCGGGACGATGGCATATTAATTTGGAATGCTGTCGAAAAGTTTGTGGCTGAATACTTGCAACTCTATTACAAAACCTCACAAGATATCATTGATGACTATGAGTTGCAAAATTGGGCTAGAGAATTAGTGGCTCAAGATGGTGGTAGAGTCAAGGGAATGCCAGCCAAGATTGAGACTCTAGAACAACTGATTGAAATCATCAGTGTGGTAGTATTCACTTGCGCTCCTCTACACTCTGCTTTAAATTTTTCTCAGTACGAATATATGGCCTTTGTACCCAATATGCCCTATGCAGCCTACCACCCAATTCCAGAAACTAAGGGTGTAGACTTGGAAACTATTATGAAGATACTTCCTCCCTTTAAACAAGCTGCCGACCAGGTGATGTGGACTGAGATTTTAACATCGTACCACTATGATAAATTGGGTTTTTATGATGAGGAGTTTGCCGACCCATTGGCGCAGGAAATTGTGGTGCAATTTCAACAGAATTTACATGAAATAGAACGGCAAATAGACATTAGAAATCAGACTCGTCCCATACCTTATAACTACTTCAAGCCTTCGGAAATTATTAACAGCATTAATACTTGA
- a CDS encoding c-type cytochrome, which translates to MMSLWNQKMHKGFALHWDGLETSLTETVQTGAIGDGATKKSLPVADLQRVEDFIQELPPPKYPFAIDEQVAAKGSQIFANTCASCHAFGGERTGTVIPVEEVGTDRHRLDMWTQEGADTYNHFGDGYPWDFKNLRKTNGYVSVSLDGLWLRAPYLHNGSVPSLQDLFEKPENRPQVFYRGYDVYDPKKVGFITEGDEAKAIGFKYDTTVTANSNQGHIYGTDLSDEKKKALIEYLKTL; encoded by the coding sequence ATGATGTCTCTTTGGAATCAAAAGATGCACAAAGGGTTTGCACTTCATTGGGATGGGTTAGAAACTTCACTAACAGAAACTGTTCAAACTGGAGCAATTGGTGACGGTGCAACCAAAAAATCACTTCCTGTAGCAGATTTACAACGAGTAGAAGATTTTATTCAAGAACTACCACCTCCTAAATATCCATTTGCGATTGATGAGCAAGTGGCTGCAAAAGGAAGTCAAATTTTTGCTAATACTTGTGCATCTTGCCACGCTTTTGGTGGTGAAAGAACGGGTACTGTTATCCCTGTGGAAGAAGTGGGAACTGACCGCCATCGGTTAGATATGTGGACGCAAGAAGGAGCGGATACTTACAATCATTTTGGTGATGGCTACCCTTGGGACTTTAAGAACTTACGTAAAACTAATGGGTATGTATCTGTTTCTCTAGATGGATTATGGTTAAGAGCGCCATATTTACATAATGGTTCAGTTCCATCTCTACAAGATTTGTTCGAGAAACCAGAGAATCGTCCTCAAGTTTTTTATCGGGGATATGATGTCTACGATCCGAAAAAAGTCGGCTTTATTACTGAGGGAGATGAAGCCAAAGCTATAGGTTTTAAATACGATACGACGGTAACTGCTAATTCAAATCAGGGACATATTTATGGCACTGATTTATCTGATGAAAAGAAAAAAGCTCTGATTGAGTATCTGAAAACTCTGTAA
- a CDS encoding c-type cytochrome encodes MTEQTNPTLLPTSIKGLFKRIWVVIVGIVAVAVFFLWPVLSNSPVDYADIENHFKYGSIGSEPINGIPYWIWKVLPELFSDKLPGKGYTSLGFIKEPDKDLPIGFSQRRIFIDRVGLNCAVCHTGTLRNTPNSEHQVITTMPANVVNLQGYIKFLSAVGVDERFTANRMLPEIEKISGGLNPIEKLLYRFIAIPQTRDALINQASRLNFVEKQPDWGPGRVDTFNPYKAIQFHFPMDKLREDELIGTSDFPSVWNQKPREGLQLHWDGNNTSVDERNKSAALGAGVTPTTIDLPRIQRVADWLWELPPPKYPYEVNETIAAKGEQLFESNCASCHAFGGAYTGKVVPIQEIGTDPHRLDSYTYKTMSNQNTLYTGYPWRFKNFRKTNGYANMPLDGVWLRGPYLHNGSVPTLRDLLETPENRPKEFYRGYDVIDRAKVGFVSDVGVENGKQYFKFDTTKPGNSNSGHLYGTDLPTEDKDALVEYMKKL; translated from the coding sequence ATGACTGAACAAACAAACCCTACTCTACTTCCAACCTCAATCAAGGGACTCTTTAAACGGATTTGGGTTGTGATTGTAGGTATTGTAGCAGTAGCAGTATTTTTCCTGTGGCCTGTTTTGTCCAACTCCCCAGTGGATTATGCTGATATTGAAAACCACTTTAAATATGGTTCAATCGGCAGCGAACCCATCAATGGCATCCCTTACTGGATTTGGAAAGTTTTACCAGAATTATTCTCAGATAAATTACCTGGAAAAGGTTATACTTCTTTGGGATTTATCAAAGAACCTGATAAAGATTTGCCTATAGGTTTTTCGCAACGAAGAATCTTTATCGATAGAGTTGGGTTGAATTGTGCTGTATGTCATACAGGAACGCTGCGAAATACCCCTAATAGTGAACATCAAGTCATCACAACAATGCCTGCTAATGTAGTTAATTTGCAGGGATATATCAAATTCTTATCAGCAGTTGGTGTAGATGAGCGCTTTACTGCTAACCGAATGTTGCCAGAAATTGAAAAAATCAGTGGTGGTCTTAATCCCATTGAAAAATTACTTTATCGCTTCATTGCAATTCCTCAAACTAGAGATGCACTAATTAATCAGGCATCTCGACTTAATTTCGTTGAAAAACAACCAGATTGGGGGCCAGGAAGAGTAGATACTTTTAATCCTTATAAAGCAATTCAATTTCATTTCCCAATGGATAAATTGCGTGAGGATGAACTGATTGGGACTTCTGATTTCCCTTCAGTTTGGAATCAAAAGCCCCGTGAGGGATTGCAGTTACATTGGGATGGTAATAATACTTCTGTTGATGAACGAAATAAGAGTGCAGCTTTAGGCGCTGGAGTCACACCCACAACAATCGATTTACCTCGAATTCAAAGAGTTGCTGATTGGCTTTGGGAACTACCACCACCAAAATATCCCTACGAAGTTAACGAAACTATAGCAGCGAAGGGAGAACAGCTTTTTGAAAGCAATTGTGCTAGTTGTCACGCTTTTGGTGGTGCATATACAGGCAAAGTTGTCCCAATTCAAGAAATTGGTACAGACCCTCATCGTCTCGACTCATATACCTACAAAACGATGTCTAACCAAAATACTCTGTATACAGGGTATCCGTGGCGCTTTAAGAATTTCCGCAAGACTAATGGCTATGCAAATATGCCCCTTGATGGTGTTTGGTTACGTGGCCCTTATTTGCACAATGGCTCAGTCCCCACCTTACGGGATTTACTAGAAACACCAGAAAATAGACCTAAAGAATTCTATCGTGGCTACGATGTGATTGACAGAGCAAAAGTTGGTTTTGTATCTGATGTCGGTGTAGAAAACGGTAAGCAATACTTTAAGTTCGATACCACAAAACCTGGAAATAGTAACAGTGGTCATTTATATGGAACCGATCTTCCTACAGAAGATAAAGATGCACTAGTTGAGTACATGAAAAAGCTTTAA
- a CDS encoding NADH:flavin oxidoreductase, with protein sequence MENDIIFEPLRFRNLTVKNRIFRSSISGRWDNYDGSGTQARINWEEKFARGGVGAIISSFVPVAIRGRIMPNYATINCDERIPFWRKVGERVHEYDCKFILQLSHSGRQQDIGGVENLGKKALSSTSQTEPFHGFLCQAMTLTEIKETIQYFADGARRAREAGLDGVELHSANGYLFNQFLSSGINDRQDEYGGSLENRARFLLDVIRAIRKEVGNDFHLQFKISAVDYNNAVTFWEKPGNTIEDSIQVCQWAEEAGADAVHVSTGSLFPHPLNPIGDFNFDVITRTYDAMLSSGVETTRNYILFRKAFFHPLFNFLWNRVKKQLPPQAFSGDDVKDPKIKQLLIENQGRNLLDSREIKKHVNIPVLCTGGLQQASYIRQAINDQYCDGVTMARTLIANNDLVKSFQAGKDLADKPCTYCNKCLLNVIENPLGCYEQDRFNSYEEMMEEVMSVFHETQFANLSR encoded by the coding sequence ATGGAAAACGATATTATCTTTGAACCATTGAGATTCCGTAATCTCACAGTAAAAAATCGGATATTTCGCTCAAGTATTTCTGGAAGATGGGATAACTATGATGGTTCAGGAACTCAAGCCCGAATCAACTGGGAAGAAAAGTTTGCTCGTGGTGGTGTAGGAGCGATTATTAGTTCCTTTGTTCCAGTCGCCATCCGGGGAAGAATTATGCCCAATTACGCCACCATTAACTGTGATGAGCGCATTCCCTTTTGGCGAAAAGTAGGAGAAAGAGTCCACGAATATGACTGTAAATTTATTTTGCAATTAAGTCATTCAGGGCGACAGCAAGATATTGGTGGTGTAGAAAACTTAGGAAAAAAAGCCTTAAGTTCCACTAGCCAAACTGAGCCATTCCACGGCTTTTTGTGTCAAGCGATGACACTAACAGAGATTAAAGAAACAATCCAATACTTCGCCGATGGTGCTAGACGTGCCCGTGAAGCAGGTTTGGATGGAGTAGAATTGCACAGTGCTAATGGATATCTTTTTAATCAATTTCTCAGTTCTGGAATTAACGACCGTCAAGATGAATATGGTGGTTCATTAGAGAATCGAGCGCGGTTTTTGCTAGATGTAATTAGAGCAATCCGCAAAGAAGTAGGCAACGACTTTCATCTGCAATTCAAAATTAGTGCCGTTGACTATAACAACGCCGTCACCTTTTGGGAAAAACCAGGTAATACCATAGAAGATTCTATCCAAGTTTGTCAATGGGCAGAAGAAGCTGGGGCTGATGCGGTCCATGTGTCAACTGGTAGCTTATTTCCTCACCCGCTCAATCCCATTGGTGATTTTAATTTTGATGTAATTACTAGAACTTATGATGCCATGTTGTCAAGTGGTGTCGAAACCACACGCAACTACATTTTATTTCGCAAAGCATTTTTTCATCCACTTTTCAATTTTTTATGGAATCGTGTGAAAAAGCAATTGCCTCCTCAAGCATTTAGCGGTGATGATGTAAAAGACCCGAAAATTAAACAGCTACTAATAGAGAACCAAGGCAGAAACTTACTAGATTCCAGAGAAATTAAAAAGCACGTTAATATTCCTGTATTATGTACAGGTGGTTTACAGCAAGCTTCTTATATTCGTCAGGCAATTAATGATCAGTATTGTGATGGCGTCACAATGGCTCGTACCTTAATTGCTAATAATGACCTAGTTAAATCTTTTCAAGCAGGTAAAGACCTGGCAGATAAACCCTGTACTTATTGCAATAAATGTCTGCTGAATGTAATTGAAAATCCCTTGGGTTGTTACGAGCAGGATCGCTTCAATAGCTATGAAGAGATGATGGAAGAAGTAATGTCAGTCTTTCATGAAACTCAGTTTGCAAATTTATCTAGATAA
- a CDS encoding alpha/beta hydrolase — MQYLPIVFVRGYAGTQKDVEQTVNDPFYGFNSGSTHIRVDEEENPQKFFFESPLLRLMTDHGYQPIVDNQNVSNQIKRLSGQLDQTIWIYRFYDISTPSFGSSSVVRQEMEEIAKGLRDLIQNVKKTTGADKIYLVGHSMGGLVCRSLIQKIYPEQGEQAADHIDKFFTYGTPHGGIYFEVGSGLLENLRDKFQLNNSDDFGPQRMYQYLTPGIKPTTELPDDFQLEKLQSIEDAFPPDRVFSLIGTNAHDYEEGFGFSRKVVGVKSDGLVQIDKAYIAGSHRAYVHRSHGGRYGILNSEEGYQNLQRFLFGDIQVKLSLSNVELKDLDKNFYQLETRVALRGLPIPIYEQAIAHYCPITQELTRTDKPVPLFTAFLIPRNSASDDNTCRYALRLALHSFTKQEKNWLRDSHLDQVPLWSDYLITDVAESNSSYEAQYSWNSEEKEPVTKLNPTSESIPGVYVAYVSLPERGQKVLGTNAAVRLEISQWK; from the coding sequence ATGCAGTATTTACCAATCGTCTTTGTTCGTGGATATGCAGGTACACAAAAAGACGTTGAGCAAACAGTCAACGATCCCTTTTATGGATTTAATAGTGGTTCAACTCATATTCGAGTAGATGAGGAAGAAAATCCTCAGAAGTTTTTTTTCGAGAGTCCATTGCTGCGGCTAATGACCGATCATGGTTATCAACCGATTGTTGACAATCAGAATGTGAGCAATCAGATTAAAAGATTGTCTGGTCAACTGGATCAAACTATTTGGATCTATCGATTTTATGATATATCTACACCTAGTTTTGGCTCCTCAAGTGTAGTTCGACAAGAGATGGAGGAGATTGCCAAGGGTTTAAGAGACTTGATCCAGAATGTCAAGAAAACGACTGGTGCTGACAAAATTTATCTGGTTGGCCACTCAATGGGAGGTCTTGTTTGTCGCAGCTTGATTCAAAAGATTTATCCAGAACAAGGCGAACAAGCTGCGGATCACATTGACAAATTCTTTACCTACGGTACACCTCATGGCGGTATTTATTTTGAGGTTGGGAGTGGCTTGCTGGAAAACTTGAGAGACAAGTTTCAATTGAATAATTCTGATGATTTTGGCCCTCAGCGAATGTATCAGTATTTAACACCTGGTATCAAGCCAACAACTGAATTACCCGATGACTTTCAACTAGAAAAACTACAAAGCATAGAGGATGCATTTCCACCAGACCGCGTTTTTTCTTTGATTGGTACTAATGCACATGATTATGAAGAAGGTTTTGGTTTTTCACGCAAGGTTGTGGGAGTCAAAAGTGATGGCCTAGTTCAGATCGATAAAGCTTATATTGCGGGATCTCATCGTGCTTATGTTCATCGCTCTCATGGGGGACGTTATGGCATATTGAACTCTGAAGAAGGTTATCAAAACCTGCAACGATTTTTGTTTGGTGATATCCAGGTGAAACTCTCTTTGAGCAATGTTGAGTTAAAAGACCTGGACAAGAATTTTTATCAATTGGAAACTAGGGTGGCTTTGCGTGGTCTTCCTATTCCAATATATGAGCAAGCGATCGCTCATTATTGCCCAATTACACAAGAGTTAACTCGAACAGATAAACCTGTTCCGCTATTTACAGCTTTCTTAATCCCAAGAAACTCAGCCAGTGACGATAATACTTGTAGATATGCCCTGCGTTTAGCACTGCATTCGTTCACAAAACAAGAGAAGAATTGGTTACGTGACAGTCATCTCGACCAAGTGCCTTTGTGGTCTGACTATCTAATTACTGATGTTGCCGAATCAAATAGCAGTTATGAAGCTCAATACAGTTGGAATTCTGAAGAAAAAGAGCCAGTAACAAAGTTAAATCCGACTTCCGAATCCATTCCAGGTGTATATGTTGCGTATGTTTCCTTACCTGAACGTGGGCAAAAAGTCTTAGGAACAAATGCGGCAGTTCGCTTGGAAATTTCCCAATGGAAATAA